Proteins from a single region of Siphonobacter curvatus:
- a CDS encoding TIGR03885 family FMN-dependent LLM class oxidoreductase, producing MLKLGYHCSHEQFKPSELLTFAQRAEQAGFTAALSSDHFHPWTTRQGQSGFAWSWLGAAMQATSLSYGIVNAPGQRYHPAIIAQAAATLAEMFPERFWISVGSGQALNELITGDGWPMKAERNARLKECVDIMRALWAGETVTHKGLVTVEEAKLYSRPKVNPLIFGAAITPQTAQWIGGWADGLITVSQPKAQLQKVVDAFRRGGGEGKPMHLKIQISYARTQQEAKQLAYEQWRSNVLPNTVLTEIRNPEQFDALGDQVNPAVVEEMINISADIQQHIAWLEEYRSLGFEQLLIHNVNREQELFIDTFGEKIIPQVQG from the coding sequence ATGCTTAAACTAGGCTACCACTGCTCTCACGAACAATTCAAACCCAGTGAACTATTAACGTTTGCTCAACGGGCTGAACAGGCTGGCTTTACTGCCGCTCTGTCTTCTGATCACTTTCATCCCTGGACGACCCGTCAGGGGCAAAGCGGTTTTGCCTGGTCCTGGCTCGGAGCGGCCATGCAGGCTACTTCGCTTAGCTACGGCATAGTGAATGCTCCCGGTCAGCGGTACCACCCGGCCATCATTGCTCAGGCGGCGGCTACGCTGGCGGAGATGTTTCCCGAACGATTCTGGATTTCGGTGGGCTCCGGTCAGGCTCTGAATGAACTCATTACCGGTGACGGCTGGCCCATGAAAGCCGAACGAAATGCCCGTCTGAAAGAATGCGTTGATATTATGCGGGCTTTGTGGGCGGGTGAAACCGTAACGCACAAAGGCTTGGTGACGGTGGAAGAGGCAAAGCTATACAGTCGACCGAAAGTAAACCCGCTCATTTTCGGAGCGGCGATTACGCCGCAAACGGCCCAGTGGATCGGCGGCTGGGCCGATGGGCTGATTACGGTTTCCCAGCCGAAGGCCCAGCTTCAAAAAGTGGTTGATGCGTTCCGGCGGGGTGGGGGTGAAGGCAAGCCCATGCATTTGAAAATTCAGATTTCTTATGCTCGTACGCAACAGGAAGCCAAACAATTGGCCTACGAACAATGGCGAAGTAACGTATTACCCAATACGGTACTTACCGAAATCCGGAATCCTGAACAGTTCGATGCCTTGGGCGATCAGGTGAACCCGGCGGTAGTGGAAGAAATGATTAATATTTCGGCGGATATTCAGCAGCATATCGCCTGGCTGGAAGAGTACCGGTCGCTGGGATTTGAACAACTACTCATTCATAATGTCAACCGCGAACAGGAACTTTTCATCGATACGTTTGGAGAAAAGATAATCCCGCAAGTTCAGGGGTAG
- a CDS encoding MarR family winged helix-turn-helix transcriptional regulator — translation MENETHVSINTFSMSEDSNGFLLWKVSNLWQRELKNHLDPFGLTHCQFSLLASVYWNNQFKEQVTQVDLSEHTRIDPMTTSTVVRTLEKKGFISRTEHTTDTRAKALELTPKGKDTLEKAIQSVEAFEEQFFNLFKDKNEDLRQTLQLLLNYSR, via the coding sequence ATGGAAAATGAAACCCATGTGAGTATCAATACCTTCAGTATGTCTGAAGATAGCAATGGCTTTTTACTCTGGAAAGTCAGTAATCTTTGGCAGCGGGAGTTGAAAAACCACCTGGATCCTTTCGGACTTACCCATTGCCAGTTCTCTTTACTGGCCAGCGTCTACTGGAATAATCAGTTTAAAGAGCAGGTTACGCAGGTTGATCTCTCCGAACACACCCGAATCGATCCGATGACTACCTCAACAGTGGTTCGAACGTTAGAAAAAAAGGGATTCATATCCCGTACCGAACATACGACGGATACGCGGGCCAAAGCCCTGGAACTGACACCCAAAGGAAAAGATACCCTGGAAAAGGCGATTCAGAGCGTAGAAGCCTTTGAAGAACAGTTTTTTAATCTATTTAAGGATAAAAACGAAGACCTCCGGCAAACGTTGCAGCTATTACTCA